ACGGCTGGCTCTCCAGCTGGTCGCGGGTCAGCGGCGCGCTCGGGTTCCAGCCGTTCTTGGTGATGAAGTAGCGGAACGACGTGGTGGCGTGCGCCGCGGTGAGGGTCCAGCTGAAGGTCAGGTTCGACCCGCTGCTCACCTGCTTGGCCGGCCAGCTGCCGCCGCGCGGGTCGTCGAGCTGGGCGAACTGCCCGAGCCCACCGGCGCAGATCTTGCCGTTGGCGGGACCGGCCGCCGGGAAGCCCTTCGGCCCCTCGACGCTCTGCGGTTCCCACTGGATCGGGCCGCAGTTGGTGACCGCCCCGGTCTTGCAGTGGTACGCGCGGCTCGGGGCGTTGGTGGTGTAGCCGTGGCCCTGCGCCACACCGGCGAGCACCACCGGCAGGGCGATGCAGCCGGCCGCGACCGCGGCGATTCTGCCCAGGATTTTCTTGGCCATGCTTACTCCTTGGGGGATAAGCGAAGCGAAAACGGGGGAGCTGGGTCCACCGAGTCTAGGTGACCACCGTCACCATGGTCTAGACCACGACACAATTGGACTAGACCAAGCTCCCGCCGGGCACCACCAGTGATACCCGTCCCCGTCGCCTGCCCCCATTCGGCCGCTCCCCCGCCCGAGAAAACCCGACATACACCACAAACAGTGATCAACCCACCACCCCGCTCGCCCTCTCAGGTGCGCCACCAGTGATTGGTTGAGCCACCAGGCGCCGGGATGGGCGAGGCGCTGGGACTGGAGCGAGCCCGGCGACAGGTGCGCCGACCAGAGATGGCGAGTTCCCAGCGATAGGCGAGCTGCCGGCAATAGTCGAGCCCTCGAGATAGCCGAGCCCTCGAGATAGCCGAGCCCCGGCAATGGCCAAGCCGCCGCGATGGCCAAGCCGCCGCTATAGGTGAGCCGCCAGGAAAAGACGAGAACCACGACGGGGGTCCGGGGGCAGCCCCCGGCCGGGGTGTAGGGCTCGGCCCCACAAAACGGGCGACGATCGCCCAGGGGGAAGGCGGGAGAATCCCGCCGAACAAACACTCCGAAAGATCTGGAGCGGACGACGGGACTCGAACCCGCGACCCTCACCTTGGCAAGGTGATGCGCTACCAGCTGCGCTACGTCCGCATATCCGGCGATCTCCGCCGGTGCGGTGCAAACTATACAGCGGCCCGGAAGGGACCACTCCGGAGGGGGCACTTTTACCCACCCGAACTGTGGCTCTTTGGTTACCCTTGGCGCACGAGGGGTGACGGCCACGAGTTCGCTCCGTATGGTGTCCACATTCAACCGAACGGGTTAGCGTTTGGCGGGGAGGTGCCTGGCTGGATGACCGAGCAGAGTACGGCGCCGCCTCCGCTCAGCGGGGAGCCCGCGCTCCTGCAGCGCCTGCGCGACGGCGAGGACGCGGCCTTCGGCGAGCTGTTCGAGCT
The genomic region above belongs to Amycolatopsis sp. YIM 10 and contains:
- a CDS encoding lytic polysaccharide monooxygenase produces the protein MAKKILGRIAAVAAGCIALPVVLAGVAQGHGYTTNAPSRAYHCKTGAVTNCGPIQWEPQSVEGPKGFPAAGPANGKICAGGLGQFAQLDDPRGGSWPAKQVSSGSNLTFSWTLTAAHATTSFRYFITKNGWNPSAPLTRDQLESQPFYSVPFGGQRPGWTVTHTGKLPAKSGRHLILAVWDIADTGNAFYQCADVQF